A genomic region of Oryza glaberrima chromosome 1, OglaRS2, whole genome shotgun sequence contains the following coding sequences:
- the LOC127758694 gene encoding uncharacterized protein LOC127758694: MEVEVVEGTTMVGWVVSGVAFWWTAFLLARGAFPKRSYDFCNRAVSAAHAAAAVSLACLSVADWSRPLSPLAAASSPPQMKALAVTLSYMVYDAACCYLNDDVRVDNTVHHLVSIVGIAAGLAYRRCGTEMVASLFVTEISSPLLHLREILKEFGIKDTDLNLLVDILFAVIFSVARMGFGPYLTYVTVTADNPILIKAMATGLQLVSAYWFLRILRMVRHKLGKKRPAPKVAGD, encoded by the exons atggaggtggaggtggtggaggggacGACGATGGTGGGGTGGGTGGTGTCCGGGGTGGCGTTCTGGTGGACGGCGTTCCTGCTGGCGCGCGGCGCCTTCCCCAAGCGCTCCTACGACTTCTGCAAccgcgccgtctccgccgcccacgccgccgccgccgtctccctcgcctgcctctccgtcgccgactggtcccgccccctctcccccctcgccgccgcctcctcccctccccag ATGAAGGCGCTGGCGGTGACGCTGTCGTACATGGTGTACGACGCGGCGTGCTGCTACCTCAACGACGACGTCAGGGTGGACAACACCGTGCACCACCTCGTCAGCATCGTCGgcatcgccgccggcctcgcctaCCGGAGG TGCGGGACGGAGATGGTGGCCAGCCTGTTCGTCACGGAGATCTCCAGCCCGCTGCTGCATCTCCGCGAGATTCTCAAGGAGTTCGGCATCAAGGACACCGACCTCAACCTCCTAGTCGAT ATTTTATTCGCCGTGATATTCTCGGTGGCACGAATGGGTTTTGGGCCATACCTCACGTACGTCACCGTTACGGCAGACAACCCCATCCTCATTAAG GCGATGGCGACAGGCTTGCAGCTGGTGAGTGCCTACTGGTTCCTGAGGATCCTAAGGATGGTCAGGCACAAGCTGGGGAAGAAAAGACCAGCGCCGAAAGTTGCCGGCGATTGA
- the LOC127758603 gene encoding uncharacterized protein LOC127758603, which translates to MAKPSSAAAASGGGRGPAHHHRTRLLLLLLLAVAACASTAGFLLRGAMLDPCDVDARRGSGSSAAAVATTRTGAVAGNPLEFMRSKLVLLVSHELSLSGGPLLLMELAFLLRQVGSQVVWITNQRSEETNDVTYSLEHKMLSHGVQVLPARGHEAIDTALKADLVILNTAVAGKWLDAVLKDHVPQVLPKILWWIHEMRGHYFKLEYVKHLPLVAGAMIDSHTTAEYWKTRTHDRLKIQMPQTYVVHLGNSKELMEVAEDNVARRVLREHIRESLGVRSEDLVFAIINSVSRGKGQDLFLQAFYQGVQLIEQKKLKVPTMHAVVVGSDINAQTKFETQLRDFVVKNGIQDRVHFVNKTLAVAPYLAATDVLVQNSQARGECFGRITIEAMAFKLPVLGTAAGGTTEIVVDGSTGLLHPAGKEGVAPLAKNMVRLASHEEDRVSMGRKGYGRVKEMFMEHHMAGRIAAVLQEVLQKSREHSHS; encoded by the exons ATGGCGAagccctcgtcggcggcggcggcgtcgggcggcggccgaggcccGGCCCACCACCACAGgacccgcctcctcctcctgctcctcctcgccgtcgccgcctgcgCATCCACCGCGggcttcctcctccgcggcgccaTGCTGGATCCCTGTGACGTCGACGCGCGTAGGGGCTcgggctcgtcggcggcggccgtcgccaccacccGCACCGGCGCCGTCGCAGGGAACCCCCTCGAGTTCATGAGGTCCAAGCTCGTGCTGCTCGTCTCCCACGAGCTCTCCCTCTCCG GGGGACCATTGTTACTGATGGAGTTGGCATTTCTTCTGCGGCAGGTTGGTTCGCAAGTGGTGTGGATAACAAACCAGAGATCGGAAGAAACAAATGATGTTACATATAGCTTGGAGCATAAGATGTTGAGCCATGGAGTGCAG GTATTACCTGCTAGGGGACATGAGGCAATTGATACTGCCCTAAAGGCTGATCTTGTTATCTTGAACACTGCTGTTGCTGGCAAGTGGCTTGATGCTGTCCTAAAAGACCATGTTCCCCAAGTTCTTCCCAAGATTTTGTGGTGGATCCATGAAATGCGAGGGCATTACTTTAAGCTTGAATATGTCAAACATCTTCCTCTGGTTGCTGGAGCCATGATTGATTCTCATACAACGGCTGAATATTGGAAGACCAGGACTCATGACCGTTTGAA AATACAGATGCCACAAACTTATGTTGTTCACCTCGGGAATAGTAAGGAGTTAATGGAAGTTGCTGAAGATAATGTTGCAAGAAGAGTCCTACGGGAGCATATCCGTGAGTCCCTTGGAGTACGGAGTGAAGATCTTGTGTTTGCAATAATAAACA GTGTTTCACGTGGAAAAGGGCAGGACTTATTTCTTCAAGCGTTTTATCAGGGTGTCCAGCTCATCGAACAGAAGAAGTTAAAAGTGCCCACAATGCATGCTGTAGTTGTGGGAAGTGACATAAATGCTCAGACCAAGTTTGAGACACAATTACGTGATTTTGTGGTGAAGAATGGGATTCAGGACCGGGTTCACTTTGTAAACAAGACATTAGCAGTGGCTCCTTATTTGGCTGCAACTGATGTGCTTGTTCAGAACTCTCAG GCCCGTGGAGAATGCTTTGGAAGGATAACGATTGAAGCAATGGCATTCAAGTTGCCAGTGTTG GGCACGGCGGCCGGAGGGACCACGGAGATCGTCGTGGACGGCTCAACCGGCCTCCTGCACCCCGCCGGGAAGGAAGGCGTTGCGCCCCTCGCGAAGAACATGGTAAGGCTCGCGAGCCACGAAGAGGACAGGGTCTCCATGGGGAGGAAAGGCTATGGCAGGGTGAAGGAGATGTTCATGGAGCACCACATGGCTGGTAGGATCGCGGCCGTGTTGCAGGAAGTTCTGCAGAAATCGCGGGAACATTCTCACTCTTGA
- the LOC127758619 gene encoding uncharacterized protein LOC127758619 yields the protein MLAGWETLASCPASVIHSLIKVLLVVTFMQWPATAIVVVPNSNCFTFDNDSRLVDFADLIGKNFEYNEKGSVPSDLVVQFCKDVQRRSQAGYTDFGRFISSRSFITGSQPIDFIQTFQYGDLVHCETTFEKMGRTSQVNIICGQCPNKECKGKQGCICSISYDELMCRVTVELAIPCPKSGPRVFKGFTVGFHPRSSELVYNGLTQLGFEQSHHEFSFQGEQSHVSLYLSAVFSLSGLVGKPSLKVNPVKGLDVTLTGSGTNGAMPTTLSPTILNVIWRCEIARSSPYEVNILIPVEGYDPIEFTLTKECGHIQEKESNPMRGWATFGIISCIFIVLSSLLCCGGFIYKTRVQHQSGLYALPGMTILSAFLDAVGGPSYMRADDHGGNHASQASWERMPGTSQAAEHGTKDRRYGSL from the exons ATGTTGGCAGGCTGGGAAACATTGGCTTCCTGTCCTGCGAGTGTCATTCATTCGTTGATCAAAG TGTTATTAGTGGTAACCTTCATGCAGTGGCCAGCCACTGCTATCGTTGTTGTTCCGAATTCAAACTGTTTTACCTTCGACAACGATAGCCGCCTTGTGGACTTT GCAGATCTAATCGGGAAGAACTTTGAATATAATGAAAAG GGCTCAGTACCTTCTGATTTGGTTGTCCAGTTCTGCAAAGATGTGCAGAGAAGATCTCAAGCG GGATATACGGACTTTGGACGTTTTATCAGTTCTCGCTCTTTTATAACTGGTTCACAGCCTATTGACTTTATTCAG ACATTCCAATATGGAGATCTAGTGCACTGTGAAACTACTTTTGAGAAGATGGGCCGCACATCACAG GTAAACATCATATGCGGTCAATGCCCAAATAAAGAATGCAAAG GCAAACAAGGATGCATCTGTAGTATATCTTATGATGAACTGATGTGCAG GGTGACTGTTGAACTTGCTATCCCATGTCCTAAAAGTGGTCCAAGAGTATTTAAGGGTTTCACTGTCGGATTCCATCCCCGGTCATCAGAGTTG GTTTATAATGGATTGACTCAACTGGGATTTGAGCAATCTCATCATGAGTTCAG CTTTCAGGGTGAGCAGAGTCATGTATCCCTGTATCTTAGTGCAGTGTTTTCACTCTCAGGACTTGTTGGAAAACCTTCCTTGAAG GTTAATCCAGTTAAAGGGCTTGATGTGACACTGACAGGATCAGGGACCAACGGTGCTATGCCTACTACCCTGTCCCCTACAATTCTGAATGTGATCTGGAGAT GTGAAATCGCGCGGAGCAGTCCTTATGAGGTCAAcattttgattccagtagaaggCTATGATCCAATTGAATTTACGCTCACCAAAGAATGTG GTCATATACAAGAAAAAGAGAGTAATCCAATGAGAGGCTGGGCAACATTTGGGATTATTTCTTGCAT CTTCATTGTGTTGTCAAGTCTACTTTGTTGTGGAGGTTTCATCTACAAAACACGTGTCCAACATCAG TCTGGTTTATATGCGCTGCCTGGGATGACCATCTTGTCTGCCTTCCTAGATGCG GTTGGTGGACCAAGCTACATGAGAGCAGATGATCATGGCGGAAACCATGCAAGCCAAGCATCATGGGAACGCATGCCTGGTACCTCACAAGCAGCAGAGCATGGCACCAAAGATAGGAGATACGGATCACTGTGA
- the LOC127758661 gene encoding peroxidase 9-like, whose product MASSKTVLSAIFTASLCFTVALAFPAHHEDLHPVVQSPPKPVLSPDYYKATCPQADEIVVSVLKKAIAKEQRIAASLLRLLFHDCFVQGCDASVLLDDSEEFVSEKKAIPNKNSIRGFEVIDEIKAALEEACPHTVSCADTIALAARGSTVLSGGPYWELPLGRKDSKAAYMKLANKNLPPPNATLHRLVKFFERQGLDKVDLVALSGSHTIGMARCVSFKQRLYNQHRDNQPDKTLERMFYSTLASTCPRSGGDNNLRPLEFATPSKFDNTYYKLLIEGRGLLNSDEVLWTGRDPQIAGLVRSYAENEPLFFEHYVNSITKMGNINPLTGYDGEIRKNCRVVNKKI is encoded by the exons ATGGCTTCATCCAAGACTGTTCTTTCTGCAATTTTCACTGCTTCTCTGTGCTTCACTGTAGCTCTTGCTTTCCCTGCTCACCATGAGGATCTTCACCCAGTTGTGCAGAGCCCACCAAAGCCAGTTCTTTCTCCAGATTACTATAAGGCTACATGCCCACAAGCTGATGAGATTGTGGTCTCTGTCCTAAAGAAGGCTATTGCCAAGGAGCAGAGGATTGCTGCTTCTCTTCTCAGGCTCCTGTTCCATGACTGCTTTGTTCAG GGATGCGACGCGTCGGTTTTGTTGGATGACAGCGAAGAATTCGTGAGCGAGAAAAAGGCTATTCCTAACAAAAATTCTATTAGAGGATTTGAAGTTATAGACGAGATCAAGGCTGCACTTGAAGAAGCTTGTCCACACACAGTCTCTTGTGCTGACACCATTGCCCTAGCTGCCAGAGGTTCAACAGTTCTG AGCGGTGGCCCATACTGGGAACTTCCACTAGGAAGGAAGGATTCAAAGGCAGCATATATGAAATTAGCAAACAAGAACCTTCCTCCACCAAATGCGACACTGCATCGTCTTGTGAAATTCTTTGAAAGGCAAGGACTGGATAAGGTGGACCTTGTGGCACTATCAG GAAGCCACACCATTGGAATGGCCAGATGTGTGAGCTTCAAGCAGAGGCTCTACAACCAGCACAGAGACAACCAGCCTGACAAAACGCTAGAGAGAATGTTCTACTCCACACTGGCCTCAACATGCCCACGCAGCGGCGGTGACAACAACTTACGCCCACTGGAGTTTGCTACCCCTTCGAAATTCGACAACACCTATTACAAGCTGTTGATCGAGGGAAGAGGGCTCCTCAATTCAGATGAAGTTCTGTGGACAGGACGAGACCCGCAGATCGCGGGTCTCGTCAGAAGCTATGCAGAAAACGAACCGCTGTTCTTCGAGCACTACGTGAACTCGATAACCAAGATGGGGAACATCAATCCCCTCACTGGTTACGACGGAGAAATCCGCAAGAACTGCCGTGTGGTTAACAAGAAGATCTAG